From a single Brassica napus cultivar Da-Ae chromosome C9, Da-Ae, whole genome shotgun sequence genomic region:
- the BNAC09G51320D gene encoding uncharacterized protein BNAC09G51320D: MKLSESEKHKRQQHFHHDLKNMISSLTHMGADKAVPSQYEEQENGEEDVIRVITLSGTNLGATMKTELDDNHVDSYKNGDHELDSLTTFVNSNFQAVNNSLMIGAKYETHDPGVHLDISGDVETPSMKAPARGTRGKKDKNPVRRDRRESEHTD, from the coding sequence ATGAAGCTAAGCGAGTCAGAGAAGCATAAGAGACAACAGCACTTCCACCACGATCTTAAAAACATGATATCATCATTAACCCACATGGGAGCAGACAAGGCAGTACCGAGCCAATATGAAGAACAGGAGAATGGGGAGGAAGATGTCATCAGAGTCATCACGCTTTCTGGAACCAACCTTGGAGCCACCATGAAGACTGAGCTTGACGACAACCATGTAGACAGCTACAAAAATGGCGACCACGAGCTTGATTCTCTGACTACCTTTGTTAACAGCAACTTCCAAGCTGTGAACAACTCGTTAATGATAGGCGCCAAGTACGAGACTCATGATCCAGGCGTTCATCTTGACATCTCAGGAGATGTGGAGACACCTTCGATGAAGGCACCAGCGAGGGGAACAAGGGGAAAGAAGGACAAAAATCCTGTTAGAAGAGATCGTCGAGAATCTGAACATACAGATTGA
- the LOC106364259 gene encoding protein LURP-one-related 4, producing the protein MARVFPQAGVSSPYMSTERETFTVWMKSLVYQTNGLTVYNSNGEITYRVENYDKSSNEVHIMDLHGNILFTIRKKKLWLFGSWYVYGECGTLSSTEEVKPFAKIKRSCIRDGDWEVRDETNEVFWILRFDPKFAFQIIDVHGNIIAKVKPKQSSNGVILGEDVLSLEVKPRIDHSLVVTLVTVYGLIKGIV; encoded by the exons ATGGCTAGGGTTTTTCCTCAAGCAGGCGTTTCTTCACCGTACATGAGTACGGAGAGAGAGACTTTCACGGTTTGGATGAAGTCTCTGGTTTATCAAACCAATGGTTTAACGGTTTACAATTCCAACGGAGAGATTACGTACCGGGTCGAAAACTATGACAAATCTAGCAATGAAGTGCACATCATGGATCTCCATGGAAACATTCTTTTCACCATTCGCAAAAAG aaatTATGGCTCTTTGGGAGTTGGTATGTGTATGGAGAATGTGGGACGCTGTCAAGCACTGAGGAAGTAAAACCTTTTGCGAAGATCAAAAGGTCTTGTATTAGAGATGGAGATTGGGAAGTTCGAGATGAGACCAATGAAGTCTTTTGGATTTTAAGATTTGACCCCAAATTTGCTTTTCAGATAATAGACGTCCATGGAAACATCATTGCAAAG GTAAAGCCAAAACAATCATCAAATGGAGTTATATTGGGGGAAGATGTGTTATCTTTGGAGGTGAAGCCGCGTATCGATCATTCACTTGTTGTAACACTTGTCACTGTATATGGATTGATTAAAGgaatagtttaa
- the LOC106358551 gene encoding ABC transporter I family member 1, translating to MSPWNPPTPRLLLKNVSCMRNAQQILRHVNVSLHDGGALVLTGTNGSGKSTFLRMLAGFSKPSAGEILWNGHDITQSGVFQQYKLQLNWISLKDAIKERFTVLDNVQWFELLENKIGKAQPALELMGLGRLVKEKSRMLSMGQRKRLQLARLLAIDRPIWLLDEPSVALDDEGVRLLEYVIGEHRKKGGIVIVATHLPIEIEDAMILRLPPRFPRKMTLIDMLDRADIS from the coding sequence ATGTCTCCATGGAACCCTCCAACCCCTCGTCTCCTCCTCAAAAACGTCTCCTGCATGAGAAACGCCCAGCAGATCCTCCGACACGTCAACGTATCCCTCCACGACGGCGGCGCGCTCGTCCTAACCGGAACCAACGGATCCGGCAAATCAACCTTCCTGAGAATGCTCGCCGGGTTCTCAAAGCCCTCCGCGGGAGAAATCCTCTGGAACGGCCACGACATCACGCAATCAGGGGTCTTCCAGCAGTACAAACTCCAGCTCAACTGGATCTCTCTGAAAGACGCAATCAAGGAGAGGTTCACGGTCCTCGACAACGTCCAGTGGTTCGAGCTCCTCGAGAACAAGATCGGGAAAGCGCAGCCGGCGCTGGAGCTGATGGGGCTAGGGAGGCTGGTGAAGGAGAAGTCGAGGATGCTGTCGATGGGCCAGAGGAAGAGGCTGCAGCTCGCGAGGCTGTTGGCGATTGATAGGCCCATTTGGCTTTTGGATGAGCCCTCCGTTGCGTTGGATGATGAAGGGGTTAGGTTGCTTGAGTATGTTATCGGGGAGCATAGGAAGAAAGGTGGGATTGTGATTGTTGCGACTCATCTTCCGATTGAGATTGAAGATGCTATGATCTTGAGGCTCCCTCCTAGGTTTCCTAGGAAGATGACTTTGATTGATATGCTTGATCGTGCTGACATTTCTTAG